The genomic segment CATGTTCTGTCGTCTCAAGGACTTCCGGCGGATCGCCACCCGTTACGACAAACGCGCCGACGTCTTCCTCTCCGGCGTGTTCTTGGCCGCCGCCGTAGTATGGTGGGCCAATTGAGTCCGGACCCTAGACTGAGTATTTTGAATTTCACCCAAGGACTGTTGAACTATATGCAAGTTAATTTTGTCTTCCGTCCTTAACGCAATTTCTATTCGTTTCTCCCATTGCTGAATTTTCTCATTAAGAGTTCTCCAATCTTCTACGAATTTTCCAATTTTTGGCGCGTGATCGACCCACCAGCGATATAAACTTGCTTGCCGAGGATCAATAGGATGCTCGGTTAAGTCGGAACCCGCAACGAAAATTCGACGCATTCCGGTGATCCGAATCCGCGCTTCTTGAATATGATCCCACGTCGCCCATCCGAAATGGATCACATGGTATAGAAGAATCAAAAATAAGACTTCATCGACGACCGTTTTATCGAGATTATCGACCGTTAACCCCCATATTTGTCCGCTGATCGC from the Rhodospirillales bacterium genome contains:
- a CDS encoding IS5/IS1182 family transposase, with the translated sequence MFCRLKDFRRIATRYDKRADVFLSGVFLAAAVVWWAN